The Ascochyta rabiei chromosome 10, complete sequence genome has a window encoding:
- a CDS encoding Sodium- and chloride-dependent GABA transporter 1, with translation MDFDQLRESSPAPSPGRVLEEPIFPAFGNDASAVSPESPTELQKNDPLGTQIWKLYSRAKTQLPNAERMSNLTWRMMALNMRRAELERNKGPSSSPQSHEFTSPPPPTSRPLPRTAPSGIAQQLRRSADQQAHAQAQAHSHSHSHSHSHSQPQPQPQPQPQPQPSQPPQDTMNLDDFIFPSSVGSPAGLSPEPSNGAEGPLHAGSGVPIRKANQLHDHNLSLAHASAPPVPPQINRENEFGYVARHVRKTSIDERRPPKRRAEASPQLPPANSIMIPTDPQAEADLNHYSLDQTMQPPAFPASQAQVPFSIDTFQMHEDPAVSSAGPFQQSFGFSPVGSPMMNHAASFPNIFNQNSMASSLNSTDYYSPPSSAFPSAVSTPQPMNDDNHVYFDRHGMDIRTQHSTSVSYGSHRPSTLSTSIQPQFVFNPNGAGSDSVFSPVTSASSSLPFSATSFGHSAHVDPSQVLNNSLPFRQQHEMQMPRHENMFTFGADSDAEDDEGGAFADRNMPSQDFSPMDDGSFDFNTNYQWETNLSNQFNPMQARYPAGPPRKTVTIGPTEIHSPQDHWSPSSLGRTHGSAASVSDIRNRGNDPRRQKIPRTCSTPNAAGLLHQAIHGRTQSSPNSPPESGFSSAAPSRPPSPGGTKPGEGGAPTTCTNCFTQTTPLWRRNPEGAPLCNACGLFLKLHGVVRPLSLKTDVIKKRNRGSGNAPVGPSSSRASKKSSRKNSIAMTPVTTPKAADSESPNSTGSAGGGLTSVNLAPAAANAKPAGVVPIAPGPPKNVTPVSAIQPRGPSMTPRRARAQSRSGTQELDMADADDTSGKTSLRRKEAPIAAPSPFPSQNLGALPMGAMGQGLQSSGPAEWEWLTMSL, from the exons ATGGATTTCGACCAGCTGCGCGAGAGCAGCCCCGCGCCCTCCCCCGGCCGCGTCCTCGAGGAGCCCATCTTCCCGGCCTTTGGCAACGACGCCAGCGCCGTGAGCCCGGAGTCGCCCACGGAGCTGCAGAAGAACGATCCCCTGGGCACGCAGATATGGAAGCTCTACTCACGCGCCAAGACACAGCTGCCCAACGCAGAGCGCATGTCCAACCTGACATGGCGCATGATGGCTCTGAACATGCGCCGCGCAGAGCTCGAGCGCAACAAAGG TCCCAGTTCGAGTCCCCAGAGCCATGAATTCACCTCCCCGCCACCACCCACCTCGAGGCCGTTGCCCCGGACTGCCCCCAGTGGCATTGCACAGCAGCTGAGACGATCTGCCGACCAGCAGGCGCACGCGCAGGCACAAgcgcactcgcactcgcactcgcactcacactcacactcgcagccccagccccagccacagccacagccacagccacagccgtCACAGCCGCCTCAAGACACGATGAACCTGGACGATTTTATATTTCCCTCGTCCGTCGGCAGCCCTGCAGGTTTGTCGCCAGAACCGTCGAATGGGGCCGAGGGCCCGTTGCATGCAGGCTCCGGGGTGCCGATAAGGAAGGCTAATCAGCTCCACGACCACAACCTCTCCCTCGCCCACGCCTCTGCTCCACCAGTTCCCCCCCAGATCAACAGAGAGAATGAGTTTGGCTACGTCGCCCGCCACGTTCGCAAGACCAGCATCGACGAACGCCGA CCCCCCAAGCGACGAGCAGAAGCCTCACCCCAGCTCCCTCCTGCCAACAGCATCATGATACCCACCGACCCCCAGGCAGAGGCCGACTTGAACCACTACTCCCTCGACCAAACCATGCAGCCTCCCGCCTTCCCCGCCTCCCAGGCCCAGGTGCCCTTCTCCATCGACACCTTCCAGATGCACGAGGACCCCGCCGTAAGCTCAGCAGGCCCCTTTCAGCAGAGCTTCGGCTTCTCTCCCGTTGGCTCGCCTATGATGAACCACGCCGCTTCCTTCCCAAACATCTTCAACCAAAACTCCATGGCCTCTTCCCTCAACTCGACAGACTACTACTCGCCCCCCAGCTCTGCCTTTCCTTCCGCCGTCTCGACCCCTCAGCCCATGAACGACGACAACCACGTCTACTTTGATCGTCATGGCATGGACATTCGCACCCAGCACAGCACCAGCGTCTCGTATGGGTCCCACCGTCCTTCGACCTTGTCCACCTCCATCCAGCCTCAGTTCGTCTTCAACCCCAACGGAGCCGGGTCAGACTCGGTCTTTAGCCCCGTCACAAGCGCGAGCTCGTCCCTGCCCTTCTCGGCCACCTCGTTTGGCCACTCTGCGCATGTCGACCCCTCCCAGGTCCTCAACAACAGCCTGCCCTTTCGACAACAGCACGAGATGCAGATGCCACGCCACGAGAACATGTTTACCTTTGGTGCCGACTCCGACGCCGAAGACGACGAAGGCGGCGCATTTGCGGATCGCAACATGCCCTCGCAGGACTTTTCGCCCATGGACGATGGGTCTTTTGACTTCAACACGAACTACCAGTGGGAGACAAACCTGTCCAACCAGTTCAACCCCATGCAGGCCCGATACCCCGCAGGGCCTCCGCGCAAAACCGTTACAATCGGCCCTACCGAGATACACTCACCACAAGATCACTGGAGTCCCAGCAGTCTGGGCCGAACGCATGGATCAGCTGCCTCTGTGAGCGACATTCGAAACCGTGGGAACGATCCGCGTCGTCAAAAGATACCCCGCACTTGCTCGACTCCGAATGCTGCGGGACTATTGCACCAAGCTATACACGGCCGAACACAATCGTCGCCGAATTCACCGCCAGAATCGGGCTTCAGCTCTGCCGCGCCCTCTCGCCCTCCGAGCCCGGGCGGCACAAAACCAGGAGAGGGTGGTGCTCCTACCACCTGCACAAACTGCTTCACGCAGACGACGCCTCTATGGCGCCGCAACCCCGAGGGCGCCCCACTCTGCAATGCATGTGGGCTGTTCTTGAAGTTGCACGGCGTGGTTCGGCCACTGTCCCTCAAGACAGATGTCATTAAGAAGCGCAATCGCGGTAGCGGTAACGCTCCGGTGGGTCCGTCGTCATCGCGAGCTTCGAAGAAGTCGTCCCGCAAGAACTCCATTGCCATGACGCCAGTAACAACACCGAAAGCAGCAGACTCGGAGTCCCCAAACTCAACAGGGTCTGCTGGCGGTGGGCTCACTAGCGTCAATCTCGCTCCAGCTGCCGCAAACGCTAAACCAGCTGGCGTAGTCCCTATAGCTCCCGGTCCGCCGAAAAACGTCACTCCAGTGAGCGCCATCCAACCTCGTGGACCAAGTATGACGCCGAGACGAGCCCGCGCTCAGAGCAGGAGTGGTACGCAAGAATTGGACATGGCCGATGCCGATGACACGAGTGGGAAAACATCTCTTCGAAGAAAAGAGGCTCCCATCGCGGCTCCCAGTCCATTCCCCAGTCAGAACCTGGGTGCTCTTCCCATGGGTGCCATGGGTCAGGGCCTGCAATCTTCTGGTCCTGCAGAATGG GAATGGCTGACCATGAGTTTGTAA